A region of Larimichthys crocea isolate SSNF chromosome X, L_crocea_2.0, whole genome shotgun sequence DNA encodes the following proteins:
- the pdcd4b gene encoding programmed cell death protein 4b, producing MATDCAAWLNANPVEAEDLSDSFASGDEDNRGPNKNINNEINGNWLSSSSNSIHEARLKAKAKRRLRKNSSRDSGRGDSLSDNGDVVRGTAVAPTSPKSKLLDRKSRLGKGRGLPKKGGAGGKGVWGRSGEVYEPEEVDEKDPNYDEAQGNCVYETVVPPLDERDFEKTVTPIVQEYFEHADTNEVAELLAELNLGPMRSEVPSLAVSLALEAKASHRELTSRLLADLCGPVLSHSDMENSFDKLLRELPDLVLDTPGAPQLVGQFIARAVSDQILSKNYVEGYKGRVDCEYTRAALDRAAVLLKMSLGGLRIDNQWGTGGGQRPVTQLIKEMNLLLKEYILSGDTKEAERCLRDLEVPHFHHEFVYEAIVMVLESKGEKTFKMVLQLLKSLSASSVITVDQMRRGYERVYMDIAEINIDVPRAYFILEQVVDKSFSVGIIDVKLRDLCPCRGRKRFVSEGDGGVVKVESY from the exons ATGGCAACTGACTGTGCGGCCTGGCTGAACGCAAACCCCGTCG AGGCAGAGGATCTGAGTGATTCCTTTGCATCTGGAGACGAGGACAACAGAGGAcccaacaaaaacatcaacaatgagATCAATGGCAACTGGTTGTCCTCGTCCAGCAACAGCATCCACGAAGCGCGTCTCAAGGCAAAGGCCAAGCGGAGGCTGAGGAAGAACTCCTCCAGGGACTCTGGCAGGGGGGACTCTCTCAGCGATAACGGGGACGTAGTCAGGGGAACCGCAGTGGCACCCACCAGCCCCAAGAGCAAGCTGCTGGACAGAAAGTCCCGACTGGGAAAGGGAAGAGGTCTCCCAAAGAAAG GTGGGGCTGGAGGGAAAGGTGTGTGGGGCCGATCTGGTGAAGTTTATGAACCAGAGGAAGTAGATGAGAAAGACCCCAACTACGATGAAGCTCAG gGAAATTGTGTGTATGAGACTGTGGTTCCCCCGCTGGATGAGAGGGACTTTGAGAAGACAGTCACCCCCATAGTGCAGGAGTACTTTGAACATGCAGACACAAATGAAGTAGCG GAGCTGCTTGCAGAACTGAACCTGGGGCCCATGCGAAGCGAGGTTCCATCGCTGGCTGTGTCGCTGGCCCTGGAGGCCAAAGCCAGCCATCGGGAGCTCACCTCCAGGCTGCTGGCTGACTTGTGCGGGCCCGTCCTGTCCCACAGTGACATGGAAAATTCTTTCGACAAACTGCTCCGGGAGCTGCCTGATCTGGTCCTGGATACGCCTGGAGCCCCACAG TTGGTGGGTCAATTCATTGCACGCGCTGTTAGCGACCAAATATTGTCCAAGAATTACGTCGAGGGCTACAAAGGCAGAGTTGACTGTGAATACACAAG ggCGGCTCTTGACCGGGCGGCGGTGTTGCTAAAGATGAGTCTGGGTGGCCTGCGCATAGACAACCAGTGGGGGACAGGAGGGGGCCAGAGACCTGTCACTCAGCTCATCAAAGAG ATGAACTTGCTGCTGAAGGAGTATATCCTTTCTGGAGATACCAAGGAGGCTGAGAGATGCCTGAGGGATCTGGAGGTTCCCCATTTCCACCATGAGTTTGTCTATGAG GCAATAGTGATGGTGCTGGAGTccaaaggagagaaaacattcaaaatggTTCTCCAGCTACTCAAGTCGCTCTCTGCTTCCTCCGTCATCACTGTGGACCAAATGAGAAGG GGATATGAAAGAGTTTATATGGACATTGCTGAAATCAACATTGATGTCCCTCGTGCATACTTCATCCTGGAGCAGGTTGTTGATAAGAGCTTCAGTGTGGGAATCATCGACGTAAAGTTAAGAGATCTTTGTCCCTGTCG gGGTCGGAAAAGGTTTGTCAGCGAGGGAGATGGTGGTGTTGTCAAAGTTGAAAGCTACTGA